A part of Myxococcus landrumus genomic DNA contains:
- a CDS encoding arginase family protein: MPSPIAVVAAPSSLGLSRPEGRVPRVDLLPEVLMEAGLGSRLGARVEHTVLPGPYEPERDAELRVRNPRGIAAMSLQLADVVERVVRAKRFPLVLGGDCSILLGCLLGLKRTGGHHGLAFMDGHTDFWPPEASLSGGVAGMDLWFASGRGPSVLSNLEGRGPLVRDADVAVLGVRDPEHWGAKASAEHVRDTAMAWLDLNTLRREGIAAGVEQALERFRSTGVHGFWMHLDADVMDDAVMPAVDSRQPDGLRVDELGELVARLVDSGMAVGMDVTIYDPSLDPERHAARALVDTLVKGLGALVPASQTR, from the coding sequence ATGCCATCGCCCATCGCCGTTGTTGCCGCGCCCTCGAGCCTGGGGCTCAGTCGCCCTGAGGGACGGGTGCCTCGAGTGGACCTGCTTCCGGAGGTGCTCATGGAAGCGGGGCTCGGGAGTCGACTGGGGGCTCGGGTGGAGCACACGGTGTTGCCCGGGCCGTATGAGCCGGAGCGGGACGCGGAGCTGCGGGTCCGAAACCCTCGAGGCATCGCGGCGATGAGCCTCCAGCTCGCGGACGTGGTGGAGCGTGTCGTGCGGGCGAAGCGCTTCCCGTTGGTGCTCGGTGGAGATTGCAGCATCCTGCTGGGTTGTCTGCTGGGGCTGAAGCGCACGGGTGGACACCATGGGCTCGCCTTCATGGACGGCCACACCGACTTCTGGCCTCCGGAAGCGTCGTTGTCCGGAGGAGTCGCGGGGATGGACCTGTGGTTCGCCTCGGGCCGTGGTCCCTCGGTGCTGTCGAACCTGGAAGGGCGAGGCCCTCTGGTCCGGGACGCGGACGTGGCGGTGCTCGGCGTCAGGGACCCGGAGCATTGGGGAGCGAAGGCCTCCGCCGAGCACGTTCGCGACACGGCCATGGCGTGGTTGGACCTGAACACCCTTCGCCGGGAGGGCATCGCGGCGGGGGTGGAGCAGGCGCTCGAGCGATTCCGTTCCACGGGTGTCCACGGGTTCTGGATGCATCTGGACGCGGACGTGATGGACGACGCGGTGATGCCCGCTGTGGATTCGCGGCAGCCGGATGGGCTGCGCGTGGACGAGTTGGGTGAGTTGGTGGCGCGGCTCGTGGATTCAGGGATGGCGGTGGGGATGGACGTCACCATCTACGACCCGAGCCTGGACCCGGAGCGCCATGCGGCTCGGGCGCTGGTGGACACGCTGGTCAAGGGATTGGGGGCGCTGGTGCCCGCGAGTCAGACGCGGTAG
- a CDS encoding tetratricopeptide repeat protein has protein sequence MTKDGDKVAPRASAEAASKGGHETATLRKPTRPDTGERNGREPCPPQVAEQLRELDHLRRTGRYASAWALALSLATAHPRLARVLMEVAMTVGIWGGAPAEALPWFERALELAPGHRTTRLHRALCLARLGRHGEAVAEFDALVDGGYRKALVLHMKRAESLEALGRHAEAERDWTLALAEDADNPWLLQQRATARTRLGRREEALRDLTDALALQRGDGVDPELLHERGLLRAQSGDIEGARVDFQTGLAALRRGDPPALPEALRAALQALPTAREA, from the coding sequence ATGACGAAGGACGGCGACAAGGTGGCGCCGCGAGCGAGCGCCGAGGCCGCGTCGAAGGGCGGGCACGAGACAGCGACACTTCGGAAGCCAACGCGGCCTGATACGGGCGAGCGCAACGGGCGGGAGCCGTGTCCTCCACAGGTCGCCGAGCAGCTTCGCGAGCTGGACCATCTGCGCAGGACGGGCCGCTATGCGTCGGCGTGGGCGCTCGCGCTGTCGCTCGCCACGGCACATCCCCGGCTGGCGCGCGTGTTGATGGAAGTGGCGATGACGGTCGGCATCTGGGGCGGTGCGCCCGCGGAGGCCCTGCCCTGGTTCGAGCGTGCGCTGGAGCTGGCGCCGGGACACCGCACGACCCGGCTCCATCGTGCGCTGTGTCTGGCCCGGCTCGGTCGCCATGGGGAGGCAGTGGCGGAGTTCGACGCGCTGGTGGACGGTGGCTACCGCAAGGCGCTCGTGCTCCACATGAAGCGGGCCGAGTCATTGGAGGCGCTGGGGCGTCACGCGGAGGCGGAGCGGGACTGGACGCTCGCGCTCGCGGAGGACGCAGACAACCCGTGGCTCCTCCAGCAGCGGGCCACCGCGCGCACCCGGTTGGGTCGGCGGGAAGAGGCACTCCGGGACCTGACGGACGCGCTGGCGCTCCAGCGGGGCGACGGGGTGGACCCGGAGCTGCTCCACGAGCGAGGACTGCTGCGCGCCCAGTCGGGCGATATCGAGGGCGCCCGCGTGGACTTCCAGACCGGGCTGGCCGCGCTGCGCCGGGGAGACCCACCCGCGCTTCCCGAGGCACTTCGCGCGGCGCTTCAGGCGCTCCCGACGGCTCGGGAGGCGTGA
- a CDS encoding CGNR zinc finger domain-containing protein, whose protein sequence is MADANSPGLPTDVVLLLDFVNTLDVEKLTDAVPTAESFASWCRARGLLSNADTVTSEAFKAAIEAREALRAVLLSHTGEPLPASELRTLERVASSSPLTVGFSEDEVVLRPAGHGGWKVLGHLFAAIVSTQREGSWLRMKVCAAGACQEAFYDTSKNRSGRWCSMAVCGNRTKLQRFRSGAPKP, encoded by the coding sequence ATGGCGGATGCAAACAGCCCCGGGCTCCCCACGGATGTCGTGCTGTTGCTCGACTTCGTCAACACGTTGGACGTGGAGAAGCTGACCGACGCGGTGCCCACCGCGGAGTCCTTCGCGTCCTGGTGTCGCGCTCGGGGACTGTTGTCGAATGCCGACACAGTCACGTCGGAGGCGTTCAAGGCGGCCATCGAAGCGCGCGAGGCGTTGCGGGCGGTGCTGCTCTCGCACACGGGAGAGCCGCTGCCTGCGTCAGAGCTGCGCACGCTGGAGCGAGTGGCCTCCAGCAGTCCGCTCACGGTGGGCTTCAGCGAGGATGAAGTCGTGTTGCGTCCCGCGGGCCATGGCGGCTGGAAGGTGTTGGGGCACCTGTTCGCCGCCATCGTCTCCACGCAGCGCGAGGGGTCCTGGCTCCGGATGAAGGTCTGCGCGGCGGGGGCGTGCCAGGAAGCCTTCTACGACACGTCGAAGAACCGCTCCGGACGCTGGTGCTCCATGGCCGTGTGCGGCAACCGCACCAAGCTCCAGCGCTTCCGCTCCGGCGCGCCCAAGCCATGA
- the dusA gene encoding tRNA dihydrouridine(20/20a) synthase DusA codes for MMPSRPMPLCVAPMMDWTDRHCRYFHRQISQHTLLYTEMLTTGAVLHGDRERLLGYEPAEHPVAIQLGGSEPEALAEAARIAEAWGYDEVNLNVGCPSDRVQSGRFGACLMAEPELVARLVAAMRGAVRIPVTVKSRIAIDELEEWPTLERFVRLIAAEGCTRFIVHARKAWLQGLSPKENRDVPPLRYELVHQLKQELPHLDISINGGIKTLDAAAEHLTKVDGVMIGRAVYENPYLLAEADRRFFGVQEAPRARHEVVEVMLPYIERSRQRGAPLSSVTRHMLGLFQGLPGARAWRRHLSENAHKPGAGPEVVVAALAKVRREPETVVAA; via the coding sequence ATGATGCCTTCCCGCCCCATGCCGTTGTGTGTCGCGCCGATGATGGATTGGACGGACCGGCACTGCCGCTACTTCCACCGTCAAATCAGCCAGCACACGCTCTTGTACACGGAGATGTTGACCACGGGCGCGGTGCTGCACGGCGACCGGGAGCGGCTCTTGGGCTACGAGCCGGCCGAGCACCCCGTGGCCATCCAGCTCGGGGGTTCGGAGCCGGAGGCGCTGGCGGAGGCCGCGCGCATCGCGGAGGCGTGGGGCTACGACGAGGTGAACCTCAACGTGGGGTGCCCCAGTGACCGGGTGCAGTCGGGCCGGTTTGGTGCGTGCTTGATGGCGGAGCCGGAGCTGGTCGCGCGGTTGGTGGCGGCGATGCGGGGGGCGGTGCGCATCCCGGTGACGGTGAAGTCGCGCATCGCGATTGATGAGCTGGAGGAGTGGCCCACGCTGGAGCGGTTCGTGCGGTTGATTGCCGCGGAGGGCTGCACGCGGTTCATCGTCCATGCGCGCAAGGCGTGGCTCCAGGGGTTGAGTCCGAAGGAGAACCGCGACGTGCCGCCGCTGCGCTACGAGCTGGTGCATCAGCTCAAGCAGGAGCTGCCGCACCTGGACATCAGCATCAACGGGGGCATCAAGACGTTGGACGCGGCCGCCGAGCACCTGACGAAGGTGGACGGGGTGATGATTGGGCGGGCCGTCTACGAGAATCCGTATCTGCTGGCGGAGGCGGACCGCCGCTTCTTCGGTGTTCAGGAGGCGCCTCGTGCGCGGCACGAGGTCGTCGAGGTGATGCTGCCGTACATCGAGCGGAGTCGTCAGCGGGGTGCGCCGCTCAGCTCGGTGACGCGGCACATGCTGGGGTTGTTCCAGGGGCTGCCCGGTGCGCGTGCGTGGCGCAGGCACTTGAGCGAGAACGCGCACAAGCCTGGAGCAGGGCCGGAGGTGGTGGTGGCCGCGCTCGCGAAGGTGCGTCGCGAGCCGGAGACGGTGGTCGCGGCTTGA
- a CDS encoding acetyl-CoA hydrolase/transferase C-terminal domain-containing protein: MNAPSPLKERIQNADLLAKVVPVEEAVKHVVDGNTVAISGFTKSGEPKTFFPALAAHLARSAPQTRLTLLSGASLSEDVEGPMAPFIRKRGPYMSSSASRRRIHAGEMDFTDVHLSAFARNLMYGFYGDIDVAVVEVSRIRPNGSVILTSSVGISAEALSRAKKIILEVNTSVPDYTGYHDIVLPTVHPHVGWPLPLLNVRDRIGNPYVEIDLSRVVAVVESRTPDHPVPFKAANATDRRIAQNVVDFLLRCREEFNWGKRLPPIQSGVGNVANAIIGELYASPFQKIRFWTEVFQDGMLRYVEDDAKFEYASATAVSFSAEGRKKFLEMFERCRERLVLRPMWLSNSPEIISRLFVIAMNTPIEVDIYGHVNSTHIDGSRIVNGLGGSGDFFRNAYLSIVHTPSVRKLKDGRTVSCVMPYVRHIDHTEHDIKCVVTEHGYARNMDIRSPRRRAVDIIDQCAHPYFRPLLHAYLDMAGPGDEPQATDMKVLEAWWRDYDAACRSFPSEPGAE, encoded by the coding sequence ATGAACGCACCCAGCCCGCTGAAGGAACGCATCCAGAACGCCGACCTGCTCGCCAAGGTGGTCCCCGTCGAGGAGGCCGTGAAGCACGTCGTCGACGGGAACACGGTGGCCATCAGCGGCTTCACCAAGTCCGGAGAACCCAAGACGTTCTTCCCCGCCCTCGCGGCGCACCTGGCCCGGTCGGCGCCCCAGACGCGCCTGACGCTCCTGTCGGGGGCCTCGCTCTCCGAGGACGTGGAGGGGCCCATGGCGCCCTTCATCCGCAAGCGCGGGCCGTACATGTCCTCGTCCGCGTCGCGCCGGCGCATCCACGCGGGGGAGATGGACTTCACGGACGTCCACCTGTCCGCCTTCGCGCGCAACCTGATGTACGGCTTCTATGGCGACATCGACGTGGCGGTGGTGGAGGTGTCGCGCATCCGGCCCAACGGCAGCGTCATCCTCACGTCGTCGGTGGGCATCAGCGCGGAGGCGCTGTCCCGCGCGAAGAAAATCATCCTCGAGGTGAACACCTCGGTGCCGGACTACACGGGCTACCACGACATCGTCCTGCCCACGGTGCATCCGCATGTCGGGTGGCCGTTGCCGCTGCTGAACGTGAGAGATCGCATCGGCAATCCGTATGTGGAGATTGACCTGAGCCGGGTGGTGGCGGTGGTGGAGTCACGGACGCCCGACCATCCGGTGCCGTTCAAGGCGGCGAATGCCACGGACCGGCGCATCGCGCAGAACGTGGTGGACTTCCTGCTGCGCTGCAGGGAGGAGTTCAACTGGGGCAAGCGCCTGCCGCCCATCCAGTCCGGCGTGGGCAACGTGGCCAACGCCATCATCGGCGAGCTGTATGCGTCGCCCTTCCAGAAGATTCGATTCTGGACCGAGGTGTTCCAGGACGGAATGCTGCGCTACGTGGAGGACGACGCGAAGTTCGAGTACGCGTCCGCCACGGCGGTGTCGTTCTCCGCCGAGGGGCGAAAGAAGTTCCTGGAGATGTTCGAGCGGTGCCGGGAGCGGCTGGTGCTGCGGCCCATGTGGCTGTCGAACAGCCCTGAAATCATCTCGCGCCTCTTCGTCATCGCGATGAACACGCCCATCGAGGTGGACATCTACGGGCACGTCAACTCGACGCACATCGACGGCTCGCGCATCGTCAACGGGCTGGGAGGCTCGGGGGACTTCTTCCGGAACGCGTACCTGAGCATCGTGCACACGCCTTCGGTGCGGAAGCTGAAGGATGGCCGCACGGTGAGCTGTGTCATGCCGTACGTGCGGCACATCGACCACACGGAGCACGACATCAAGTGCGTCGTGACGGAGCACGGGTACGCGCGGAACATGGACATCCGCTCACCCCGGCGGCGCGCGGTGGACATCATCGACCAGTGCGCGCATCCGTACTTCCGGCCGCTCCTGCACGCGTACCTCGACATGGCGGGCCCGGGGGATGAGCCGCAGGCCACGGACATGAAGGTGCTCGAGGCCTGGTGGCGTGACTACGACGCCGCGTGCCGCAGCTTCCCCAGCGAGCCCGGCGCGGAATGA
- a CDS encoding glycosyl hydrolase family 18 protein, with translation MKTRLMTQWQLVLAVGVGTLLGGCGKGDEGPGLPGQPSTVEAQAADAQALVTWRPPSSDGGHPLLYYIVKCEPTCGGAIVSAGDHQAMVMGLNNGFRYLFKVSAVNARGEGEASVPSESVTPLAGLSIRNPTVPGQPRSVRVTPGNGQVYVSWLAPASFGGRPLQHYVVTAEPGGRSVTVSAPAASVSIMDLPNNKPHTVTVKAINEMGEGPTVSAGSVTPRAGGAPSQWVSGYYVGYQRGLLPVESVDFSGMTHLMVGRVRPRYDGTLYSDFDVTTYEGPIMAKALATRAHEAGRKALLMIGGFGEHDGFVLASTGDSRIVFVRELLKLMDELGYDGLDLDWEPINLPPAGNDGELLLALLDDLRAARPDIILTVPVNWINANFGMPEVEARFMAQLAERVDQLNIMSYKMSGNWGSWESWHSSPLMDDSPGRPSSVANSVEGYLKAGVPPGRLGIGIGFFGTCWQGVTEPRTPLDGRQHVSEGQSDNAMSYSNIMQAYYDPHARRWDEKAASPYLSFPTVSGPGHCNYISYEDGQSVAVKGQWARSQGLGGTIIWTINQGHIANAPEGRKDELLHQVKRSFLDP, from the coding sequence GTGAAGACTCGACTCATGACGCAGTGGCAGCTTGTCCTCGCGGTGGGTGTGGGGACGCTGCTTGGGGGATGCGGCAAGGGGGACGAAGGCCCGGGGCTCCCGGGGCAACCGTCCACCGTGGAAGCGCAGGCGGCGGATGCGCAAGCCCTGGTGACGTGGAGGCCTCCCAGCAGCGACGGAGGCCACCCCTTGCTCTATTACATCGTGAAATGTGAGCCCACCTGTGGGGGCGCCATCGTCAGCGCGGGCGACCATCAGGCCATGGTGATGGGGCTCAACAACGGGTTTCGATATCTCTTCAAGGTCTCCGCGGTGAACGCGCGAGGCGAGGGCGAGGCCTCCGTCCCATCGGAATCGGTGACGCCCCTGGCGGGCCTGTCCATCCGCAACCCCACGGTGCCGGGCCAGCCGCGCTCGGTCCGCGTGACGCCGGGCAATGGGCAGGTGTACGTGAGCTGGCTGGCGCCGGCCAGCTTCGGCGGGCGCCCGTTGCAGCACTACGTCGTCACCGCGGAGCCGGGGGGCAGGTCCGTGACGGTGAGCGCGCCGGCGGCGAGCGTGAGCATCATGGACCTGCCCAACAACAAGCCGCACACCGTCACGGTGAAGGCCATCAACGAGATGGGCGAGGGGCCCACCGTGTCCGCCGGCTCCGTGACGCCTCGGGCGGGAGGGGCGCCCTCCCAATGGGTGTCCGGCTACTACGTGGGCTATCAGCGCGGCCTGCTGCCGGTGGAGTCGGTGGACTTCTCCGGCATGACGCACCTGATGGTGGGCCGCGTGCGCCCCCGGTACGACGGGACGCTGTACTCGGACTTCGACGTCACCACCTACGAAGGCCCCATCATGGCGAAGGCGCTGGCGACGCGGGCCCACGAGGCGGGACGCAAGGCGCTGCTGATGATTGGCGGCTTCGGTGAGCACGACGGCTTCGTGCTGGCGTCCACGGGCGACAGCCGCATCGTCTTCGTGCGCGAGCTCCTCAAGCTCATGGACGAGCTGGGCTACGACGGCCTGGACCTGGACTGGGAGCCCATCAACCTGCCGCCCGCGGGCAACGACGGCGAGCTGCTGCTGGCGCTCCTCGACGACCTGCGCGCGGCGCGCCCCGACATCATCCTCACGGTGCCGGTGAACTGGATCAACGCCAACTTCGGAATGCCCGAGGTGGAGGCCCGCTTCATGGCCCAGCTCGCCGAGCGCGTCGACCAGCTCAACATCATGTCCTACAAGATGAGCGGCAACTGGGGCAGTTGGGAGAGCTGGCACTCCAGCCCGCTCATGGACGACTCCCCGGGCCGCCCCAGCTCCGTCGCCAACTCCGTGGAGGGCTACCTGAAGGCGGGCGTTCCCCCGGGCCGGCTGGGCATCGGCATCGGCTTCTTCGGCACCTGCTGGCAGGGCGTCACCGAGCCCCGCACCCCGCTGGACGGGCGGCAACACGTCTCCGAGGGACAGAGCGACAACGCGATGAGCTACAGCAACATCATGCAGGCGTACTACGACCCGCATGCGCGCCGATGGGACGAGAAGGCCGCCTCGCCCTACCTCTCGTTCCCCACCGTGAGCGGCCCCGGCCACTGCAACTACATCTCGTACGAGGATGGCCAGTCGGTCGCCGTCAAGGGTCAGTGGGCGCGCTCCCAGGGCCTGGGCGGCACCATCATCTGGACCATCAACCAGGGCCACATCGCCAACGCGCCCGAGGGCCGCAAGGACGAGCTGCTGCACCAGGTGAAGCGCTCGTTCCTGGACCCGTGA
- a CDS encoding AHH domain-containing protein has protein sequence MLLRWLALLLVLSAVTGCATSRVVRLEAGHSSLVVTPREEPGEEVSEAELDDDEFEEAVTELARDVRPLRNPMQQARDLFGVPSRSGVYGYENHPPRLTAQRREDADGPHLLESYADEELTHAYGHWCTRKDRPGDCLRLLEEGPLLASEGKFTWAFAIAMDSVWEETTEALEDMADPVAVMSTITAGATMYLMLWALPEPLSKGVAATLTALAIAYLGVDTVWRLLDGWRTLVREVERARTFEQLNAASEAYGEVLGENAARVFVMLATAAVGSTAGLAAKAGRLPGSAQAALAVESQAGIQFSAVGAVRSVAVSTEGFTIALAPNALAMASQGMGGGHRHHIATNKNDLSAARGGPWTPRFRRLFARAGMERKDPENIVRIAGHKGPHPKKYHDMIFLRLQDALGSCRTVVACREALTKQLRSLAVEAQTPGTTLHRLLTQGQ, from the coding sequence ATGTTGCTTCGCTGGCTGGCGCTGCTACTCGTGCTCTCTGCTGTCACTGGGTGCGCGACGAGTCGGGTCGTGCGGTTGGAAGCCGGACATTCCTCCTTGGTCGTCACCCCGCGCGAGGAGCCAGGCGAGGAGGTATCGGAGGCAGAACTCGACGACGACGAGTTCGAAGAAGCCGTCACGGAGCTTGCTCGGGACGTGCGCCCACTTCGCAATCCCATGCAGCAAGCTCGAGACCTCTTCGGCGTTCCGTCCCGCAGCGGGGTGTACGGCTACGAGAACCATCCCCCTCGGCTGACAGCCCAGCGTCGCGAGGACGCAGATGGCCCCCATCTGCTGGAGTCCTATGCCGACGAGGAACTGACGCACGCCTATGGTCATTGGTGCACGCGCAAGGACCGACCAGGAGACTGCCTGCGCCTGCTGGAGGAGGGCCCGCTGCTGGCCAGCGAGGGCAAGTTCACGTGGGCCTTTGCCATCGCGATGGACTCGGTGTGGGAGGAGACCACTGAAGCCCTGGAGGACATGGCAGACCCCGTCGCGGTCATGTCCACCATCACCGCTGGCGCGACCATGTACCTCATGCTCTGGGCGCTACCTGAGCCCCTCTCGAAGGGCGTCGCCGCGACGCTGACGGCCCTTGCCATCGCATACCTCGGCGTGGACACGGTGTGGCGACTGCTGGACGGGTGGCGGACCTTGGTACGAGAGGTGGAGCGGGCCAGGACCTTCGAGCAGCTCAACGCCGCGAGCGAGGCGTACGGAGAGGTGCTGGGAGAGAACGCGGCGCGCGTTTTCGTGATGCTGGCCACGGCCGCCGTTGGCAGCACCGCGGGACTGGCCGCGAAGGCCGGAAGGCTGCCGGGCTCGGCTCAGGCGGCACTTGCCGTGGAGTCCCAGGCGGGCATCCAGTTCTCGGCCGTAGGTGCGGTGCGGTCCGTCGCGGTGTCGACGGAGGGATTCACCATCGCGCTTGCCCCCAACGCCTTGGCCATGGCGAGCCAGGGAATGGGCGGTGGACACCGCCACCACATCGCCACGAACAAGAATGACCTCTCAGCCGCGAGAGGTGGCCCTTGGACTCCGCGATTCAGGCGCCTGTTCGCGCGAGCTGGCATGGAGCGCAAGGACCCTGAGAACATCGTCAGGATTGCGGGACACAAGGGGCCACATCCCAAGAAGTATCACGACATGATTTTCTTGCGGCTTCAGGATGCGCTGGGGAGCTGTCGGACTGTCGTCGCGTGCCGCGAGGCCCTCACAAAACAGCTTCGCAGTCTCGCGGTGGAAGCACAGACCCCAGGAACGACACTCCACCGACTCTTGACGCAGGGCCAATAG
- a CDS encoding M3 family metallopeptidase: MRNLFIAGAGVAALVTSGCATTSPEPRPEAAAAAPAPEAPATPVAPANPLLAKWAGAHGGVPPFDQVKVADFKPAIEAAMDAMRRELAAIANNPDAPTFENTLAAMEDAGRAYANVETLYGIWGSSLSSPEFQVVEREMAPRFAAFDDEIAQNEALFRRIEAVYNSPDKAKLTAEQQRLAWVHYTRFVRSGAKLDAAAKQRLGAINQRLASLYTSFGQNVLGDEEGYTVVLESEADLAGLPDSVRAGAAAAAEARSLKGKWVITNTRSSMEPFLTYSSRRDLREKVWRNYVNRGDNGDARDNNAIISEVLKLRAERAKLLGYPTHAHWRLENAMARNPERAMELMEAVWKPAVARVREEVADMQKVADKERAKLKIEPWDYRYYAEKVRKAKYDLDQNEVKPYLQLEKLREGMFWVAGELFGFTFTQVSDVPVFHPDVRVWEVKDRDSGRHVGLWYFDPYARPGKRSGAWMNAYRSQERFRGEVTTIVSNNSNFVKGAAGEAVLISWEDATTLFHEFGHALHGLSSSVTYPSLAGTNVARDYVEFPSQLLEHWLSTPEVLNTFALHFQTGKPIPQALVTRIEKAATFNNGFATVEYLSSALVDMKLHLAGDVTIDADAFERDTLKALGMPKEIVMRHRTPQFGHVFAGDGYSAGYYSYLWSDTLTADAFETFTEGKGAYDKSVAERLRKSVFSVGNTVDPADGYRSFRGRDAGINALMRKRGFPVPAAAGAQSKSTR; this comes from the coding sequence ATGCGCAACCTCTTCATCGCCGGAGCTGGCGTGGCCGCCCTTGTCACCTCCGGTTGTGCGACGACGTCCCCCGAGCCCCGTCCCGAAGCCGCCGCGGCGGCGCCCGCTCCGGAGGCCCCCGCGACGCCGGTGGCTCCGGCGAACCCCCTGCTGGCGAAGTGGGCCGGCGCGCACGGCGGCGTGCCTCCGTTCGACCAGGTGAAGGTCGCCGACTTCAAGCCCGCCATCGAGGCCGCCATGGACGCGATGCGCCGGGAGCTGGCCGCCATCGCGAACAACCCCGACGCGCCCACGTTCGAGAACACGCTGGCCGCCATGGAGGACGCGGGCCGCGCGTACGCCAACGTGGAGACGCTCTACGGCATCTGGGGCTCGTCGCTGAGCAGCCCGGAGTTCCAGGTGGTGGAGCGGGAGATGGCGCCCCGGTTCGCGGCCTTCGATGACGAAATCGCCCAGAACGAGGCCCTCTTCCGCCGCATCGAGGCCGTCTACAACTCCCCGGACAAGGCGAAGCTGACGGCCGAGCAGCAGCGGCTGGCGTGGGTGCACTACACGCGCTTCGTGCGCTCCGGCGCGAAGCTGGACGCCGCGGCGAAGCAGCGCCTGGGCGCCATCAACCAGCGCCTTGCCTCGCTCTACACGTCCTTCGGCCAGAACGTGCTGGGCGACGAGGAGGGCTACACCGTCGTCCTGGAGTCGGAGGCGGACCTGGCGGGCCTGCCGGACTCCGTGCGCGCGGGCGCCGCCGCCGCGGCCGAGGCCCGGAGCCTGAAGGGCAAGTGGGTCATCACCAACACGCGCTCCTCCATGGAGCCGTTCCTCACGTACTCGTCGCGCCGCGACTTGCGCGAGAAGGTCTGGCGCAACTACGTCAACCGGGGCGACAACGGGGACGCGCGCGACAACAACGCCATCATCTCGGAGGTGCTGAAGCTGCGCGCCGAGCGCGCGAAGCTCTTGGGCTATCCCACGCACGCGCACTGGCGGCTGGAGAACGCCATGGCCCGCAACCCCGAGCGCGCCATGGAGCTGATGGAGGCGGTGTGGAAGCCCGCCGTGGCCCGCGTCCGCGAGGAGGTGGCGGACATGCAGAAGGTGGCCGACAAGGAGCGCGCGAAGCTGAAGATTGAGCCCTGGGACTACCGCTACTACGCGGAGAAGGTCCGCAAGGCGAAGTACGACCTGGACCAGAACGAGGTGAAGCCCTACCTGCAGCTGGAGAAGCTGCGCGAGGGCATGTTCTGGGTGGCCGGAGAGCTGTTCGGCTTCACCTTCACGCAGGTGTCGGACGTGCCCGTCTTCCACCCCGACGTGCGCGTCTGGGAGGTGAAGGACCGCGACTCCGGCCGTCACGTGGGCCTGTGGTACTTCGACCCGTACGCGCGCCCGGGCAAGCGCTCGGGGGCGTGGATGAACGCGTACCGTTCGCAGGAGCGCTTCCGGGGTGAGGTGACGACCATCGTCTCCAACAACTCCAACTTCGTGAAGGGCGCGGCGGGCGAGGCGGTGCTCATCTCGTGGGAGGACGCCACCACGCTGTTCCACGAGTTCGGCCACGCGCTGCACGGCCTGAGCTCGTCGGTGACGTACCCGTCGCTGGCGGGGACCAACGTGGCGCGCGACTACGTGGAGTTCCCCTCGCAGCTCTTGGAGCACTGGCTGTCCACGCCCGAGGTGCTCAACACCTTCGCGCTGCACTTCCAGACGGGCAAGCCCATCCCCCAGGCGCTGGTGACGCGCATCGAGAAGGCCGCCACGTTCAACAACGGCTTCGCCACGGTGGAGTACCTGTCGTCCGCGCTGGTGGACATGAAGCTGCACCTGGCCGGTGACGTCACCATCGACGCGGACGCCTTCGAGCGCGACACGCTCAAGGCGCTGGGCATGCCGAAGGAAATCGTCATGCGCCACCGCACGCCGCAGTTCGGCCACGTCTTCGCGGGCGACGGCTACTCGGCGGGCTACTACAGCTACCTGTGGTCCGACACGCTGACGGCGGACGCCTTCGAGACCTTCACCGAGGGCAAGGGCGCCTACGACAAGTCGGTGGCGGAGCGCCTGCGCAAGAGCGTGTTCTCCGTGGGCAACACGGTGGACCCGGCGGACGGCTACCGCTCCTTCCGCGGCCGGGACGCCGGCATCAACGCGCTGATGCGCAAGCGCGGCTTCCCCGTGCCCGCCGCCGCGGGCGCGCAGTCGAAGTCGACGCGTTGA
- a CDS encoding imm11 family protein — MPNPSRYFRLTENVQAGNWYLGDPLTSEGHEVEDFREFSSGRPACVSGRLTIPIDEPGRRLDYSHAGAGASPVVHVRVATLFKEMAPNDVQLLPVDIQGCPDQYLILVATQLVRCIDDEASEEVLYWKPEDERPDKLGKYRSVYGMRIDPSKVGNVKVFRTWGWTGVLIVSEDIKDALERAHITGAEFEEV; from the coding sequence ATGCCGAACCCCTCCCGATATTTCAGGCTCACGGAGAACGTCCAGGCGGGAAACTGGTACCTGGGTGATCCGTTGACGAGCGAGGGTCATGAGGTGGAGGACTTCAGGGAGTTCTCATCCGGTCGGCCCGCCTGTGTCTCCGGTCGCCTGACGATTCCCATCGACGAGCCCGGCAGACGATTGGACTACAGCCACGCAGGCGCGGGAGCATCTCCCGTTGTCCACGTCAGGGTGGCCACCCTCTTCAAGGAGATGGCCCCCAACGACGTGCAGCTCCTCCCCGTGGACATCCAGGGCTGCCCCGACCAGTACCTCATCCTCGTGGCGACCCAGCTCGTCCGCTGCATCGACGACGAAGCCTCGGAAGAAGTGCTGTACTGGAAGCCCGAGGACGAACGCCCGGACAAGCTCGGCAAGTACCGCAGCGTCTACGGCATGCGCATCGACCCTTCCAAGGTCGGCAACGTGAAGGTGTTCCGCACCTGGGGCTGGACCGGCGTCCTCATCGTCTCCGAGGACATCAAGGACGCCCTCGAGCGCGCCCACATCACGGGCGCGGAGTTCGAAGAAGTCTAG